A single region of the Gracilibacillus caseinilyticus genome encodes:
- a CDS encoding fumarylacetoacetate hydrolase family protein: MKLATVSHEGEEKAVIVQNQQYYLIESLNDMENTDWPSGIFEIIEGGHLEKLKKWYEEKGRTLLEKCHAMDNDTISLAPLYRRPRKIWGIGMNYINPDQDNIEDIPYSDPVSFMKPDTTIIGPDDVIQIPEGSTNTTAEAELAIIIGQKCRNVELEDARHFIAGYAIALDMTESDIHAENHRYLTRAKSFDTFFSFGSEFVTADEWPEVGQMEVETYHNDQLASQNQVRNMRYSPSFIISFHSKVMTLLPGDIILTGTPGKVIIRDQDTIEARINGFKPLINVVKQK; encoded by the coding sequence TTGAAGTTAGCTACAGTTTCACACGAAGGTGAAGAAAAAGCTGTTATCGTACAAAACCAGCAATATTACTTGATCGAATCATTAAATGATATGGAGAATACAGATTGGCCAAGTGGAATATTTGAAATTATTGAAGGAGGCCATCTGGAAAAACTTAAAAAATGGTATGAAGAAAAAGGAAGAACTTTATTAGAGAAATGCCATGCAATGGACAACGATACAATTAGCCTTGCCCCTTTATACAGAAGACCCAGAAAGATTTGGGGAATCGGGATGAACTATATAAATCCTGATCAAGACAACATTGAGGATATACCATATTCAGATCCGGTCAGTTTTATGAAGCCAGATACTACTATTATCGGCCCGGATGATGTCATTCAAATTCCCGAAGGCTCGACCAATACCACGGCGGAAGCTGAACTTGCCATTATTATCGGCCAAAAATGTCGAAATGTAGAACTTGAAGATGCTCGGCATTTCATTGCAGGGTACGCCATTGCGCTGGATATGACAGAGTCTGATATTCATGCAGAAAATCACCGTTATTTAACGAGAGCGAAAAGTTTTGATACATTTTTTAGCTTTGGTTCTGAATTCGTGACAGCGGATGAATGGCCGGAAGTTGGTCAAATGGAGGTAGAAACTTACCATAATGATCAGTTAGCTTCTCAAAACCAAGTCCGAAATATGCGGTATTCGCCATCTTTTATCATAAGTTTTCATTCAAAAGTGATGACGTTGTTGCCAGGAGATATTATTTTAACGGGTACTCCTGGGAAAGTGATTATTCGTGATCAGGATACAATCGAAGCAAGGATTAATGGATTCAAGCCGTTAATTAATGTAGTAAAACAAAAATAA
- a CDS encoding GNAT family N-acetyltransferase, which yields MGIYYTSDIDKITEQELQELFLSVEWKSGNFPNELLKTIKGSHSVVTAWDNNKLIGLINALSDGALTAYFHYMLINPAYQGKGIGKEMMNMMLDRYSNYETKVQIAYPNVVEFYGKLGFKKEDGTTPMFISELI from the coding sequence ATGGGCATTTACTACACGTCAGATATAGATAAGATTACAGAGCAGGAACTGCAAGAGTTATTTCTATCCGTAGAATGGAAGTCTGGTAACTTTCCGAATGAACTATTAAAAACAATAAAAGGTTCTCATTCAGTTGTTACGGCATGGGATAATAACAAACTGATTGGATTAATTAACGCGTTATCTGATGGGGCATTAACGGCTTACTTTCATTACATGTTAATAAATCCTGCTTATCAAGGAAAAGGAATCGGCAAAGAAATGATGAATATGATGCTTGATCGATATAGCAATTACGAAACAAAGGTGCAAATTGCTTATCCGAATGTCGTTGAATTTTATGGTAAATTAGGTTTTAAAAAAGAAGACGGGACTACTCCTATGTTTATATCAGAACTCATCTAA
- a CDS encoding RNA polymerase sigma factor gives MFKKFLKRSEPTHEEFRLVYDMFYSRVYRDVFFITRDSHLAQDALQETFVKAYKHMNRLEDKERMGAWLSTIATRTAIDILRKRKGSSEILTEDMAMQESQIENLGPDVSNIVESNMMKSELLATVHEMKAEYREVMLLRYVHDLSVKEIATKLDINDGTVKTRLHRARNMVKEKLERDPKKQWIGGEV, from the coding sequence ATGTTTAAAAAATTTCTTAAAAGATCGGAACCTACTCATGAGGAATTCCGTCTAGTATATGATATGTTTTATTCAAGGGTTTATAGAGATGTTTTTTTTATTACACGTGATAGTCATTTAGCACAAGATGCTTTGCAGGAAACATTTGTGAAGGCGTATAAGCATATGAACAGACTTGAGGATAAAGAAAGAATGGGGGCTTGGCTGTCTACTATTGCAACTAGAACAGCGATTGATATCCTCCGTAAACGCAAAGGATCGAGTGAAATTTTGACAGAAGATATGGCTATGCAGGAGAGCCAAATAGAAAACCTTGGACCGGATGTGTCGAATATTGTAGAATCAAATATGATGAAGAGCGAACTGTTAGCTACTGTGCATGAAATGAAAGCTGAATATCGGGAAGTGATGCTGCTTCGATATGTTCATGATTTGTCGGTGAAGGAAATTGCTACAAAGCTGGATATAAACGATGGTACAGTGAAGACCAGATTGCATCGTGCGCGAAACATGGTAAAAGAGAAATTGGAACGCGATCCTAAGAAACAATGGATTGGTGGTGAAGTGTAA
- a CDS encoding DUF6147 family protein has protein sequence MKLFKRVFFLSCVFILSLLFLSNEAEAAENTAAPQIKQDIIQIQSSEYIKEGNSSIRKKDSQTISSSCSTYSYSSVQQVSCNIYLQVRDKASGNWYTTDSNKRFVNYTSKSVSGSVNFKVEKGHRYRVRTIHSISHYGTIEQLISVTGSLSY, from the coding sequence ATGAAATTATTTAAACGTGTTTTTTTCCTATCATGTGTATTCATCCTAAGTTTATTATTTTTGTCCAATGAAGCTGAGGCTGCAGAAAATACAGCCGCGCCGCAGATCAAACAAGACATTATACAAATTCAGTCCAGCGAGTACATCAAAGAAGGAAATTCTTCCATCCGCAAAAAAGATTCGCAAACCATCAGTAGCAGCTGTAGTACATATAGCTATTCCTCTGTTCAGCAAGTTTCCTGTAATATTTATTTGCAAGTCAGGGACAAAGCATCAGGCAATTGGTATACAACAGATAGCAACAAAAGGTTCGTTAACTATACAAGCAAATCCGTCAGCGGCAGTGTAAACTTCAAAGTGGAGAAAGGCCATCGGTATCGGGTCCGAACCATCCATTCCATCTCTCATTATGGTACTATCGAACAACTTATTTCTGTTACCGGATCACTATCTTATTAG
- a CDS encoding ABC transporter ATP-binding protein, with the protein MTRITAEQLNVGYGEKLIVKDTCIQIPDHKITTIIGANGCGKSTLLKALTRILNPQSGSVMLDGKSIDKEDTKALARKMAILPQAPELTNGLTVGELVSYGRFPYQSGLGRLSKKDHEVINWALEATNTIAYKYETVDSLSGGQRQRVWIAMALAQETEIIFLDEPTTYLDMAHQLEVLELLEHLNKTSGRTIIMVLHDINQAARFADNIIAMKNGSVVRAGDAEEVVCCDVLQEVFHINACVARDPWTNKPMCVTYNLRQAMQESKAN; encoded by the coding sequence TTGACACGTATAACGGCTGAACAGTTGAATGTCGGATATGGGGAAAAGTTAATTGTAAAAGATACCTGTATACAAATACCGGATCATAAAATTACTACCATTATTGGTGCAAACGGTTGTGGAAAATCAACGCTATTAAAAGCGTTAACAAGAATTTTAAATCCTCAATCAGGCAGTGTAATGCTTGACGGGAAATCGATAGATAAAGAAGATACGAAGGCATTAGCGCGAAAGATGGCGATCCTGCCACAAGCTCCAGAGCTTACCAATGGCTTAACCGTTGGCGAACTTGTTTCCTATGGCAGGTTTCCGTACCAGTCAGGGTTAGGGAGACTATCAAAAAAAGACCATGAAGTCATCAATTGGGCGCTGGAAGCAACGAATACGATTGCTTATAAATACGAAACGGTAGATTCCTTATCCGGTGGTCAACGTCAGCGGGTATGGATAGCGATGGCACTTGCACAGGAGACAGAGATCATTTTCTTAGATGAGCCGACTACATACCTTGATATGGCTCATCAATTAGAAGTATTAGAATTATTAGAGCATCTTAACAAGACATCGGGAAGAACTATCATCATGGTGTTACATGATATTAATCAAGCTGCTCGTTTTGCCGACAACATTATTGCGATGAAGAATGGATCTGTTGTGCGAGCTGGTGATGCGGAAGAAGTTGTCTGCTGTGACGTACTACAGGAAGTGTTCCATATTAATGCTTGTGTGGCACGAGATCCATGGACGAATAAGCCGATGTGTGTCACTTATAATCTAAGGCAGGCCATGCAAGAATCGAAAGCGAACTAG
- a CDS encoding PucR family transcriptional regulator: MTNRKKSRGLSLQQLLNLEPLQGAKQLSVQEVDDITFNDIHIIRSQEEEHFVRADEFVLTTGYSYRENRLELIPLMEKLSEKGAVGLGIKMDHYMTNVPEEVVQRAISLDLPVIEIAPNTVFSNVVQLALEEIDHQISEHLLSVYNRLHTFTNSIVAEEKLQNVVAELEQVLGNPIIIKDLSGNIIAPLLSIILDSKELYQLASVLEKKAGIGAIEVELREEEFVAYALPLMKKGIYPHTPYIACMETNHPMTDIDLLTLDKISSVLLVELTHKQFKDQLKEEYLSSFLQGLLRGERLSMEHIKPQSTITNMNLGNMWLQVFILHANDSSLMEQQYTVIKNNLNKTVKSKLLVTKYKREVVFLIADEDKQKLPLSIKMIENELDRFWQNQEDDIHFVLWIGKSVYELAGVRESYQQALQVRSIYQEYDIQKRSVYFKDMHVYRLLYLLPESDELKEYLQSILGPILRNAKNEMLLETLRIYFTENKNIEATAKQLNIQHYTIVQRLERIKELLGVDIDDAEVALELQIALKLIKNH, translated from the coding sequence ATGACAAACAGGAAGAAAAGTAGAGGACTGTCTTTACAACAATTATTAAATCTTGAACCACTACAAGGAGCGAAACAATTATCAGTGCAGGAAGTAGATGATATAACGTTTAATGATATTCACATTATTCGTTCACAAGAGGAGGAGCATTTTGTTCGTGCGGATGAATTTGTATTAACAACAGGTTATTCTTATAGAGAAAATCGATTAGAACTGATTCCGTTAATGGAGAAGCTTTCTGAGAAAGGCGCTGTGGGGCTTGGAATTAAAATGGATCACTATATGACCAATGTTCCAGAGGAAGTGGTGCAGCGAGCAATTTCATTGGATTTGCCGGTAATAGAAATCGCTCCGAATACAGTTTTTTCTAATGTAGTACAGTTAGCGCTGGAAGAGATCGATCATCAGATTTCAGAGCATTTACTTTCTGTTTATAATCGTTTACATACTTTCACAAATTCAATCGTTGCGGAGGAAAAGCTTCAAAATGTAGTGGCTGAATTAGAACAAGTGCTAGGAAATCCTATCATTATTAAAGATTTATCAGGAAATATTATAGCGCCCTTATTATCGATTATTTTGGATTCTAAAGAACTTTATCAATTAGCCTCTGTGTTGGAAAAGAAAGCAGGTATAGGAGCAATTGAAGTAGAATTACGCGAGGAGGAGTTTGTTGCATATGCTCTACCTTTAATGAAGAAAGGAATATATCCTCATACACCGTATATTGCTTGTATGGAGACAAATCATCCGATGACGGACATCGATCTCTTGACTTTGGATAAAATAAGTTCAGTTTTACTTGTAGAATTGACGCATAAGCAATTCAAAGACCAGTTGAAAGAAGAATATCTATCGTCTTTTCTGCAGGGGTTGTTGCGCGGAGAACGGTTATCAATGGAACATATTAAACCTCAATCAACCATTACCAATATGAACCTGGGAAATATGTGGTTACAGGTATTTATTCTTCATGCAAATGATTCATCGCTAATGGAGCAGCAATATACCGTTATTAAAAACAATTTAAATAAAACGGTAAAAAGTAAATTACTAGTTACCAAATATAAGAGAGAGGTAGTTTTTTTGATTGCCGACGAGGACAAACAGAAATTGCCGCTCAGTATAAAAATGATTGAAAATGAATTAGATCGTTTTTGGCAAAATCAAGAAGATGATATTCATTTTGTGTTATGGATCGGCAAGTCAGTATACGAACTTGCTGGCGTACGTGAAAGTTACCAGCAAGCGTTGCAGGTGCGTAGCATTTATCAAGAATATGATATTCAAAAAAGAAGTGTTTATTTCAAAGATATGCATGTCTATCGGTTGTTGTACTTGTTGCCAGAATCAGATGAACTTAAGGAATATCTCCAAAGTATTTTGGGGCCGATATTACGAAATGCCAAAAATGAGATGCTTCTGGAAACATTGCGTATCTATTTTACTGAAAACAAAAATATTGAAGCAACAGCGAAGCAGTTAAACATTCAGCATTATACAATTGTCCAGAGATTAGAACGTATCAAGGAGCTTCTTGGAGTGGATATAGATGATGCAGAGGTAGCGCTAGAATTGCAGATTGCACTAAAACTAATAAAGAACCACTAA
- a CDS encoding PucR family transcriptional regulator, translated as MHLTIKEALGVFPFSESKLVAGTQSTTRWITAVNIMDAPDIQNWVKEGELLFTTAFIWKDNLDKAINIIKELEKKQCAGLGIKLGRYWKEIPQAIIDIADKLDFPIFELPYSYTFSDQIKALYDEAHHKKERWLHDKLVTQKELLTFQQFDHNFDEYLKLVARFIQYPFALLSVDIEVLHNYTRLTDTQLLQKWQKNKAEHITLELTHEEKHYGYVFILDDFHNQLTKEEEMLFDQIGEIVAVYLSKQPNHIVESKEEVTFSSLLLDYVENQIDMDTFSEQLTEEDQLLLTSPYWTVLLNNSDNLTSEEILFFKEQLTIHPYFKSYRLRFFNWDGYPLAVIFDPNAKDRVFQRTNLFLPVLEELLKLTKTQGCLVVSRQNHELATFNASVQECTNASRLAKELDYTENVIITEDLDFFSLYQYIPDHLMETFYQNTFDTLLHDSTNFEKDMLATLETYIECNGNLKEVANRLFVHRNTVVYRLDKISNLLQIDLKNIDDLLRVKMALTFIQLKNIRKQIS; from the coding sequence GTGCATTTAACCATCAAAGAAGCATTAGGCGTATTCCCGTTTTCTGAGTCTAAGTTAGTAGCTGGCACACAAAGTACAACACGTTGGATCACAGCTGTGAACATTATGGATGCTCCCGATATTCAAAACTGGGTAAAAGAAGGAGAATTGTTATTCACTACAGCTTTTATATGGAAAGACAATTTAGATAAAGCTATTAACATTATTAAAGAGCTAGAAAAGAAACAATGTGCAGGATTAGGTATTAAGCTGGGGAGATATTGGAAAGAGATTCCTCAGGCTATCATTGATATTGCCGACAAATTAGATTTTCCTATCTTTGAATTACCATATTCATATACATTCTCAGATCAAATTAAAGCATTATACGATGAAGCGCATCACAAAAAAGAAAGATGGCTTCATGATAAATTAGTAACACAAAAAGAATTACTAACCTTTCAGCAATTTGACCATAATTTCGACGAATATTTAAAACTTGTCGCAAGGTTTATACAATATCCATTTGCCTTATTATCAGTAGATATAGAAGTGTTACACAATTATACGAGACTAACTGATACGCAATTGCTGCAAAAATGGCAAAAGAATAAAGCCGAGCATATAACACTGGAACTAACCCACGAAGAAAAGCACTATGGTTATGTATTCATTCTTGACGATTTTCATAATCAATTAACTAAGGAAGAAGAAATGCTTTTCGATCAAATCGGTGAAATTGTAGCCGTATACTTATCCAAACAACCCAACCATATAGTAGAATCAAAAGAAGAAGTAACTTTCTCCTCGTTATTACTGGATTATGTGGAGAATCAAATAGATATGGACACCTTTAGTGAACAATTAACAGAAGAGGATCAATTGTTATTAACATCACCCTACTGGACGGTATTGTTAAATAACAGCGATAATTTAACGAGTGAAGAAATACTTTTCTTTAAAGAACAATTGACCATACACCCTTACTTTAAGTCATACCGGCTAAGATTTTTCAATTGGGACGGGTATCCGTTAGCTGTTATATTCGATCCAAACGCTAAGGATCGAGTATTTCAGCGGACCAACCTCTTTCTTCCAGTATTAGAGGAACTACTCAAACTGACAAAGACACAAGGTTGTTTAGTTGTGAGTAGACAGAATCATGAGTTAGCCACTTTCAACGCTTCCGTGCAGGAATGTACAAATGCAAGTCGCTTAGCTAAGGAATTAGATTACACCGAAAATGTAATCATTACGGAGGATCTCGATTTCTTTAGTTTGTATCAATATATTCCAGATCATCTGATGGAGACCTTCTACCAAAATACTTTTGATACATTGCTGCATGACAGCACCAACTTTGAAAAAGACATGCTGGCAACGCTCGAGACATATATCGAATGTAATGGCAACCTGAAAGAAGTAGCGAACCGTCTGTTTGTACACCGAAATACTGTCGTGTACCGCCTTGATAAAATCAGTAATTTATTGCAAATCGATTTAAAAAACATTGACGACTTATTACGAGTGAAAATGGCACTTACCTTTATCCAACTTAAAAATATCAGGAAGCAAATTTCCTGA
- a CDS encoding DUF4367 domain-containing protein translates to MGESERKEQLVQYLKEHYQNINDSRSRSLKEKSWEHISKELSKNRTRTPSKAILAVATIMVILIGAACLQTNQVQAFDWFVNIFVTDNGNSTQITQTTNEETEEGLPDMSNITVEEVEQKEYKVSFEKAQSMTQFYISKPTYLPETYELAEVKVIELDSVVSDVSLRFVDANGELLSLTQSYQPNEFASAKVVDNQDTNVKNVPLSDGEARLVEFKDGIRQIIWSTPHMNWLLEGAISEQEIIKVAESLE, encoded by the coding sequence ATGGGAGAATCGGAACGGAAGGAACAATTGGTTCAGTATTTGAAGGAACACTATCAGAATATCAATGATTCCCGTTCGCGTTCGTTAAAGGAAAAGAGTTGGGAACATATTTCAAAGGAATTGTCGAAGAATAGAACAAGGACACCGTCAAAAGCTATATTAGCTGTGGCTACGATTATGGTTATCTTAATAGGGGCAGCCTGTTTACAAACGAATCAAGTGCAAGCTTTTGATTGGTTTGTCAATATTTTTGTGACGGATAATGGTAATTCCACGCAAATTACACAGACAACAAATGAAGAGACCGAAGAGGGACTTCCTGATATGAGTAATATCACAGTAGAAGAGGTGGAGCAAAAAGAATATAAAGTATCCTTTGAGAAGGCACAATCTATGACCCAATTTTATATATCGAAGCCGACGTACTTACCGGAAACATACGAATTGGCTGAAGTCAAAGTAATAGAACTAGATTCCGTTGTATCAGATGTATCATTGCGCTTTGTTGATGCGAATGGCGAATTGCTGAGTTTAACACAATCCTATCAACCGAATGAATTTGCCAGTGCGAAAGTAGTTGATAACCAGGATACGAACGTGAAGAATGTCCCATTGTCAGATGGAGAAGCGCGGTTAGTGGAATTTAAAGATGGTATTAGACAAATAATTTGGAGTACTCCCCATATGAATTGGTTGCTGGAAGGGGCTATTTCAGAACAAGAAATCATAAAAGTGGCAGAATCCCTAGAATAA
- a CDS encoding FecCD family ABC transporter permease — MIHPMLLRKQKWLLLISILSIIVIAFVSLGLGYSSVGFSRIPAILSGDGTFKENFVLFSLRLPRIAITILAGMALALSGAILQGVTKNDLADPGIVGINAGAGVGVAIYFLFAPIDANSFVYLLPIVAFVSACITAFLIYMFSYEKKVGLHPVKFVLVGVGFSMALSGLMVVLISSAEREKVDFIAQWLAGNIWGDDWPFVITLLPWLLLLVPITFFKSNNLNILNLDEKVAVGVGMNKEKERWKLIIIAVALAAAAVSVTGGISFVGLMAPHIAKSLVGPRHQLFMPVALVLGGLLLLIADTVGRNVLEPDGLAAGIVTALIGAPYFIYLMLKKM; from the coding sequence ATGATACACCCTATGTTATTAAGAAAACAGAAGTGGCTGCTGCTTATCTCTATTTTATCCATTATTGTGATTGCTTTTGTCAGTCTCGGATTGGGATATTCTTCGGTTGGTTTCTCCCGGATTCCTGCGATTTTGTCTGGTGATGGAACGTTTAAAGAAAATTTTGTCTTGTTTTCGTTACGATTGCCGAGAATTGCGATTACCATTTTGGCCGGAATGGCACTTGCGTTATCAGGTGCGATTCTGCAAGGGGTCACGAAGAATGATCTGGCTGATCCTGGTATTGTTGGAATTAATGCGGGGGCAGGAGTGGGTGTTGCGATCTACTTTCTGTTTGCTCCGATCGATGCGAATAGTTTTGTCTATTTACTTCCTATCGTTGCTTTTGTGAGTGCATGTATCACAGCATTTTTGATCTATATGTTTTCGTATGAGAAAAAGGTTGGTCTGCATCCTGTTAAATTTGTCCTAGTCGGTGTCGGCTTTTCAATGGCTTTATCGGGATTAATGGTAGTGCTCATTTCATCTGCTGAACGGGAAAAAGTTGATTTTATCGCGCAGTGGCTGGCGGGAAATATATGGGGTGACGACTGGCCGTTTGTGATAACGTTATTGCCATGGCTTCTACTATTAGTACCGATCACCTTCTTTAAAAGTAATAATCTTAATATCCTGAATCTTGATGAAAAAGTGGCTGTCGGTGTCGGGATGAATAAAGAAAAGGAAAGATGGAAGCTGATCATCATAGCAGTTGCATTGGCGGCAGCCGCAGTATCCGTAACTGGTGGTATTTCGTTTGTCGGCTTGATGGCTCCGCATATAGCGAAATCACTGGTTGGACCAAGGCACCAGCTTTTCATGCCAGTGGCACTTGTGCTTGGTGGTTTATTGCTACTTATAGCAGATACAGTTGGGCGTAATGTGCTGGAGCCGGACGGACTTGCAGCTGGTATTGTAACTGCACTGATCGGCGCTCCTTATTTTATCTATTTAATGTTAAAGAAGATGTGA
- a CDS encoding amidase — protein MDQWRAFVEVTCNVPPKQLKGSLFPYTFAVKDVFDIRGYLNTAGNPDWERTHTPAKSTAPAIEALLENGASLIGKTHTDELMYSLNGENYHYGTPVNPRATNRIPGGSSSGSAVAVAAGLVDFSIGTDTGGSVRIPSSYCGIIGYRPTHQAIDIRGVIPLADSFDTVGIMANDIKVLEKVSNVLLDQPVPSEHGFTTLKFPTDIWEMAVDPVKDQKQNIPLLDCRGEEIEIAGTELEKWKETFRILQGYEIWQNHGAWIESASPTFGPGIMERFQWTKTITASEVEMAKKEQVIIQARMKEILADGSLLVMPTSPNIAPRLNMEENKLNLHRQKLLTMTSIAGLNQLPQISLPWMEVEGNPIGLSIIAGKNQDTRLIEFIRIFYQMLKQ, from the coding sequence ATGGATCAATGGCGAGCTTTTGTAGAGGTAACGTGTAATGTGCCTCCAAAGCAGTTGAAAGGCTCTTTATTTCCATACACCTTCGCTGTGAAGGATGTATTTGATATACGGGGCTATCTCAATACAGCGGGAAACCCTGATTGGGAAAGAACGCATACCCCCGCTAAATCAACAGCTCCTGCTATCGAAGCATTGCTCGAAAATGGGGCATCATTAATAGGGAAAACTCACACAGATGAATTGATGTACAGTTTAAACGGGGAGAATTATCATTATGGAACGCCTGTTAACCCGAGAGCAACAAATCGTATTCCAGGTGGTTCTTCCAGTGGTTCAGCTGTAGCAGTAGCGGCAGGATTGGTTGATTTTTCTATAGGTACGGATACGGGAGGAAGTGTTCGAATTCCTTCTAGTTATTGTGGGATTATAGGTTATCGTCCTACACATCAAGCGATTGATATACGCGGTGTTATTCCGTTAGCTGACAGTTTTGATACGGTTGGTATTATGGCAAATGATATAAAGGTGCTTGAGAAAGTTTCTAATGTGTTACTGGATCAACCTGTACCGTCAGAGCATGGCTTCACAACATTGAAGTTTCCAACAGACATATGGGAAATGGCTGTTGATCCTGTGAAAGATCAGAAACAGAATATACCATTACTAGATTGCAGAGGAGAAGAAATAGAGATTGCAGGAACAGAATTGGAAAAGTGGAAGGAAACATTTCGTATTTTGCAGGGCTATGAAATCTGGCAAAACCACGGAGCGTGGATTGAATCGGCAAGTCCAACCTTTGGCCCTGGAATTATGGAACGATTCCAATGGACAAAAACAATTACAGCGTCAGAAGTGGAGATGGCTAAGAAGGAGCAGGTAATTATTCAAGCGAGAATGAAAGAAATATTAGCTGATGGATCCTTGCTGGTAATGCCGACTTCCCCCAATATAGCTCCTAGACTTAATATGGAAGAGAATAAACTTAATCTTCATCGACAAAAGCTACTAACAATGACTAGTATTGCAGGATTAAATCAATTACCTCAAATTTCACTTCCGTGGATGGAGGTAGAAGGGAACCCGATAGGATTATCTATAATAGCAGGAAAAAACCAAGATACTAGATTGATAGAATTTATCAGAATATTCTATCAAATGTTAAAGCAGTGA
- a CDS encoding FecCD family ABC transporter permease: MQYVRRLPLSIKWVLFLVIFVSSFVVSMVYGAADIHLRDLWQALTMSVDTEKGLILYELRLPREIGAIFVGAGLAVAGAIMQGLTRNPLADPGLLGLTAGANLALTIALAFLPSAGYLGLLIASFIGAALGATLVFGIASAKKGGFSPFRIVLAGAAITAFLTAIAEAIGLYFQISKDVSMWTAGGLIGTAWAQLQWVVPIVVIASVMAFILARQLTILSLDEELAIGLGQKVGRTKALLFVIIILLTGASVALVGNLTFVGLMIPHMVRAFVGTDYRVILPVSVVFGASFMLLADTVARTINAPFETPVSAIVGVFGLCFFLFVVKKGGKEIA; this comes from the coding sequence ATGCAGTATGTGAGGAGATTGCCACTTTCGATTAAGTGGGTATTGTTTTTGGTTATCTTTGTATCATCCTTTGTTGTCTCCATGGTATATGGGGCAGCTGACATTCATTTGCGTGATCTGTGGCAAGCATTGACGATGTCTGTGGATACGGAGAAAGGATTAATTTTATATGAGTTGCGCTTGCCGAGAGAAATCGGTGCTATTTTTGTTGGGGCGGGACTGGCAGTGGCTGGAGCTATTATGCAAGGATTGACGAGAAATCCGTTGGCAGATCCAGGACTGCTAGGATTGACGGCAGGTGCTAACTTAGCACTGACGATTGCTTTGGCTTTTCTGCCTTCTGCCGGTTATCTAGGTTTATTAATTGCTAGTTTTATAGGTGCAGCGTTAGGAGCTACTCTCGTGTTTGGTATCGCTTCTGCCAAAAAAGGTGGTTTTTCGCCTTTTCGAATTGTATTAGCTGGTGCTGCTATTACAGCTTTTTTAACAGCGATAGCGGAAGCGATCGGACTATATTTTCAAATATCAAAAGATGTTTCGATGTGGACCGCAGGCGGATTAATTGGTACGGCATGGGCACAATTGCAATGGGTAGTTCCGATCGTTGTGATCGCTTCTGTGATGGCGTTTATTCTGGCGAGACAGTTAACCATTCTTAGTCTTGATGAGGAATTAGCGATTGGACTTGGGCAGAAAGTGGGCCGGACGAAGGCATTGTTATTTGTGATTATCATTTTACTTACAGGTGCATCTGTTGCGCTTGTTGGTAATTTAACGTTTGTCGGATTAATGATCCCACATATGGTAAGAGCGTTTGTTGGCACGGACTATCGTGTGATTTTACCAGTCTCCGTTGTGTTTGGTGCAAGCTTTATGTTACTGGCGGATACGGTTGCTCGTACGATTAACGCGCCATTTGAAACACCAGTTTCTGCAATTGTTGGCGTATTCGGATTGTGCTTTTTCTTATTTGTTGTGAAAAAAGGGGGTAAGGAGATCGCATGA